A part of Vigna radiata var. radiata cultivar VC1973A chromosome 11, Vradiata_ver6, whole genome shotgun sequence genomic DNA contains:
- the LOC106777063 gene encoding uncharacterized protein LOC106777063 has translation MVDVDRRITGLNPAHVAGLRRLSARAAAASSVPVRNGVVSFASLADKVINHLRDSGIHVQHGLSDAEFARAEAEFGFVFPPDLRAVLAAGLPVGPGFPDWRSGGARLHLRASLDLPIAAISFQIARNAVWSKSWGPRPCEPEKALRVARNALKRAPLLIPIFNHCYIPSNPSLAGNPIFFVDENRIFCCGLDLSDFFDRESLFRSSEADPVLLKKQRSVSEKSTGVSVSAGFSRRSLDSGGRTPRWVEFWTDAATDKRKRNSSSSSLSLSASSSPERFFEMPRSKVPGWVEEYIGQIGSVLKAGGWSESDINEMVEVSASGFFEGEMVVLDNQALLDALLLKADRFSDSLRKAGWSSEEVSEALGFDFRPEKERKPVKKLSPQLAERIEKLAQSVSRSRHDTG, from the coding sequence ATGGTGGACGTGGACCGGAGGATCACCGGTCTAAACCCGGCCCACGTTGCCGGTCTACGCCGTTTATCGGCCCGAGCAGCGGCGGCTTCGTCTGTACCGGTCCGTAACGGTGTCGTTTCATTCGCTTCCTTGGCAGATAAAGTCATAAACCACCTCCGGGACTCGGGCATACACGTGCAGCATGGTCTCTCCGACGCGGAGTTCGCACGTGCCGAGGCGGAGTTTGGGTTCGTCTTCCCTCCGGACCTCCGCGCTGTCCTGGCTGCGGGGCTTCCAGTTGGTCCGGGATTCCCGGACTGGCGCTCCGGCGGCGCGCGGTTGCATCTGCGCGCCTCGCTGGACCTTCCGATCGCGGCGATTTCATTTCAGATCGCAAGGAACGCGGTGTGGTCGAAGTCATGGGGTCCGAGGCCGTGCGAGCCGGAGAAGGCCCTGCGAGTGGCGCGGAACGCGCTGAAGAGAGCGCCGCTGTTGATTCCTATATTCAACCATTGCTACATTCCATCCAATCCCTCCCTCGCTGGAAACCCCATCTTCTTCGTCGACGAGAACAGAATCTTCTGCTGCGGCTTGGATCTCTCCGATTTCTTCGACCGCGAGTCGCTCTTCCGGAGCTCCGAAGCGGATCCTGTACTTCTCAAGAAACAGCGATCCGTAAGCGAGAAATCAACCGGAGTTTCTGTTTCCGCTGGGTTCTCACGGCGGAGCCTCGACTCCGGCGGAAGGACGCCGCGGTGGGTGGAGTTCTGGACTGATGCCGCGACGGATAAGCGGAAGAGAAACTCTTCATCGTCTTCGTTGTCGTTATCGGCGTCTTCGTCGCCAGAGAGGTTTTTCGAGATGCCGCGGAGTAAAGTCCCGGGTTGGGTAGAAGAATATATAGGACAAATCGGGTCGGTTTTGAAAGCTGGTGGGTGGAGCGAATCGGATATAAACGAAATGGTTGAGGTTTCAGCTTCTGGATTCTTCGAGGGAGAGATGGTGGTGTTGGATAATCAAGCGCTGTTGGATGCTCTGCTTCTGAAAGCAGATAGGTTTTCGGATTCGCTCCGAAAAGCGGGGTGGAGCTCCGAAGAGGTTTCCGAAGCTTTGGGATTCGATTTCCGACCTGAGAAGGAGCGGAAACCGGTAAAGAAGCTGTCACCTCAACTTGCAGAGAGGATTGAGAAACTGGCTCAGTCGGTTTCCCGGTCAAGACACGATACTGGATGA